The following proteins are co-located in the Chaetodon trifascialis isolate fChaTrf1 chromosome 14, fChaTrf1.hap1, whole genome shotgun sequence genome:
- the e2f2 gene encoding transcription factor E2F2: MMRMPKGVSPASGRPPVGLPCSQQKMKILSAGGVKTEFFSTGLSSPPMNTVPAGYFTQICNTAAAEQRANSLYSTPHGPEAKPIRSSSGRLPAKRKLDLEDPLYLPEFRTPKGKCSIAARIPSPRTPKSPGERTRYDTSLGLLTKKFVGLIAESPDGVLDLNWATEVLEVQKRRIYDITNVLEGVQLIRKKSKNNIQWLVGDVFEGGAGGGEKACTLRKELGDLERVEKCLDELIHSSTAQLKQLTENEDNQKLGYVTYQDIRSIGSLREQTVIAVKAPADTKLEVPDTAGQGSLQIYLKSKNGPIEVYLCPEEGLDDVSPVKSAITPKKEFPQPLGPPTTTQMVPPSYSVKEEPVESNTSAAAPAASSSSSLLDVEGLLGLPPSLLQITEDQLPCPSFTPDPNTPFVSFSPPLDHDDYLWSLEDSEGVSDFFDTYDLGDLLKS, translated from the exons ATGATGCGGATGCCTAAAGGCGTCTCTCCGGCATCGGGTCGGCCACCAGTGGGGCTGCCTTGCTCccagcagaaaatgaagattttgtCCGCCGGAGGAGTGAAGACAGAGTTCTTCAGCACCGGACTGTCCAGCCCGCCGATGAACACGGTACCGGCCGGCTATTTCACCCAAATCTGCAACACCGCCGCGGCCGAACAAAGAGCCAACAGCCTGTATTCAACCCCCCACGGACCGGAGGCTAAACCCATCAGATCATCCTCCGGGCGACTGCCG gctAAAAGGAAGCTGGACCTGGAAGACCCTCTTTACCTGCCAGAGTTCCGCACACCAAAAGGCAAATGCAGCATCGCGGCCAGGATACCGAGCCCAAGGA CTCCAAAGTCTCCAGGGGAGCGGACACGCTACGACACCTCCTTGGGCCTGCTGACCAAGAAGTTTGTGGGTCTGATCGCCGAGTCTCCTGATGGAGTTCTTGACCTGAACTGGGCCACTGAGGTCCTGGAGGTCCAGAAGAGACGCATCTATGACATCACCAACGTCCTGGAGGGAGTCCAGCTAATCCGAAAGAAGTCCAAGAACAACATCCAGTGGCT GGTCGGAGATGTGTTTGAGGGCGGTGCAGGCGGAGGAGAGAAGGCTTGCACCCTGAGGAAAGAACTTGGAGACCTGGAGAGAGTAGAAAAATGTCTGGACGAGCTGATCCACTCCAGCACCGCGCAGCTCAAACAGCTCACCGAAAATGAAGATAATCAGAA GCTGGGCTATGTGACGTATCAGGACATCCGCTCCATCGGCAGTCTCAGAGAACAGACGGTCATCGCCGTCAAAGCCCCCGCAGACACCAAACTGGAGGTCCCAGACACGGCAGGG CAGGGCTCATTACAGATCTATTTAAAGAGCAAGAATGGCCCGATTGAGGTCTACCTGTGTCCAGAGGAGGGCCTTGACGATGTTAGCCCAGTCAAAAGCGCCATCACCCCCAAAAAGGAGTTCCCTCAACCACTCGGCCCTCCAACCACGACCCAGATGGTGCCCCCAAGCTACAGCGTCAAAGAGGAGCCTGTTGAAT CCAACacgtctgcagcagctccggccgcctcctccagctcctctctgctaGACGTCGAGGGTCTGCTGGGTTTGCCCCCCAGCCTGCTCCAGATCACCGAGGACCAGCTTCCTTGCCCCTCTTTCACCCCGGACCCCAACACCCCGTTTGTCAGTTTCTCTCCACCTTTAGACCACGACGATTACCTCTGGAGCCTGGAGGACAGCGAGGGAGTGTCCGATTTCTTCGACACATATGATCTCGGAGACCTGTTGAAGAGCTGA
- the id3 gene encoding DNA-binding protein inhibitor ID-3 has product MKAISPVRSVRSCYKAVCCISEQSLAISRNKHSCLEEPVSALCDMNDCYSKLKELVPSIPQNESVSQVEILQHVIDYIFDLQIALEAEDTAAPEMVLSIKTADLTRNFSKEEGRLCH; this is encoded by the exons ATGAAAGCCATTAGTCCCGTCCGCTCGGTGAGGAGCTGCTACAAGGCCGTGTGCTGTATTTCGGAGCAGAGTCTCGCCATCAGCCGGAATAAACACTCGTGTCTGGAGGAGCCGGTGAGCGCCCTGTGCGACATGAACGACTGCTACTCCAAGCTGAAGGAGCTGGTGCCCAGCATCCCGCAGAACGAGTCGGTCAGCCAGGTGGAGATCCTGCAACACGTCATCGACTACATCTTCGACCTGCAGATCGCGCTTGAGGCGGAGGACACGGCCGCGCCGGAGATGGTTCTGTCAATAAAG ACTGCCGACCTTACTCGCAATTTCTCCAAAGAAGAAGGGCGGTTGTGCCATTAG